A region from the Colwellia sp. PAMC 21821 genome encodes:
- the accC gene encoding acetyl-CoA carboxylase biotin carboxylase subunit, translating to MLDKVVIANRGEIALRILRACKELGIKTVAVHSTADKSLKHVLLADETICIGKPSAMDSYLNIPAIITAAEVTDAVAIHPGYGFLAENADFAEQVEKSGFAFIGPKAESIRLMGDKVSAIKAMKAAGVPCVPGSDGPLTSDAEANLAHGRRIGYPVIIKASGGGGGRGMRVVRNEEDLIESIQLTKTEARATFNNDVVYMEKFLENPRHVEIQIMADGQGGAIHLGERDCSMQRRHQKVVEEAPAPGITPEMRAKIGERCCNACIKINYRGAGTFEFLYENGEFYFIEMNTRIQVEHPVTEMVTGVDLIKEQLRVAAGQPLSYTQDDIKISGHSIECRINAEDPRSFIPSPGKITRFHSPGGLGVRWDSHIYADYSVPPHYDSMIGKLITWGDNRDVAIARMRNALSELVIDGIRTNIALHQDILSDQGFINGGANIHYLEKKLSELE from the coding sequence ATGTTAGATAAAGTTGTTATCGCCAATCGCGGCGAAATTGCCTTAAGAATATTACGTGCTTGTAAAGAGCTTGGCATTAAAACGGTTGCTGTGCATTCAACGGCCGATAAAAGTCTTAAACACGTATTATTAGCCGACGAAACCATCTGTATTGGTAAACCTTCGGCGATGGATAGTTATTTAAACATTCCAGCTATTATTACTGCAGCAGAAGTAACTGACGCTGTAGCGATTCATCCAGGTTATGGTTTCCTTGCGGAAAATGCTGATTTTGCAGAACAAGTAGAAAAATCTGGTTTTGCATTTATTGGACCAAAGGCGGAAAGTATCCGTTTGATGGGTGATAAAGTTTCAGCAATCAAAGCGATGAAAGCCGCTGGCGTGCCTTGTGTACCGGGTTCTGATGGCCCATTAACTTCAGATGCTGAAGCAAATTTAGCGCACGGTAGACGCATTGGCTATCCAGTAATCATCAAAGCCTCTGGCGGCGGTGGTGGTCGTGGTATGCGCGTTGTTCGCAATGAAGAAGATTTAATTGAATCTATTCAGTTAACAAAAACTGAAGCGCGAGCAACTTTCAATAATGATGTGGTTTACATGGAGAAATTCCTAGAAAACCCACGTCATGTTGAAATTCAAATTATGGCCGATGGTCAAGGTGGTGCAATTCACTTAGGTGAGCGCGACTGTTCAATGCAACGTCGTCACCAAAAAGTAGTTGAAGAAGCGCCAGCCCCTGGTATAACACCTGAAATGCGTGCGAAAATTGGTGAGCGCTGTTGTAATGCCTGTATCAAAATCAACTATCGTGGTGCGGGTACCTTTGAATTTTTATATGAGAACGGCGAGTTCTATTTCATTGAAATGAATACGCGTATTCAAGTAGAGCATCCTGTAACTGAAATGGTTACTGGTGTTGATTTGATCAAAGAGCAACTTCGTGTTGCTGCTGGCCAACCACTGTCTTATACGCAAGACGATATTAAAATATCGGGCCATTCAATTGAGTGTCGAATCAACGCTGAAGATCCACGTTCATTCATCCCATCTCCTGGTAAAATAACGCGTTTTCATTCTCCAGGTGGCTTAGGTGTTCGTTGGGATTCGCATATTTATGCAGATTACTCAGTGCCTCCACATTACGATTCCATGATCGGTAAGTTGATCACTTGGGGTGATAACCGTGATGTTGCTATTGCCCGTATGCGTAATGCATTGAGTGAATTGGTTATTGATGGCATTAGAACCAACATTGCTTTGCACCAAGACATTTTAAGTGACCAAGGCTTTATCAATGGTGGAGCTAATATTCACTACCTTGAAAAGAAGCTTTCTGAGTTAGAATAA
- the accB gene encoding acetyl-CoA carboxylase biotin carboxyl carrier protein, protein MDIRKIKKLIELVEESGINELEISEGEESVRISRGGTIMHAAPMMHAAPAPAPIAAPVAATEAAAPVVTGHIVRSPMVGTFYSAGSPDAPAFVEVGQHVNSGDTLCILEAMKMMNQIEADKSGVIKQILAVNEDAIEFDQPLFIIE, encoded by the coding sequence ATGGATATTCGTAAAATTAAAAAGTTAATTGAATTGGTTGAAGAGTCTGGCATCAACGAATTAGAAATTTCTGAAGGTGAAGAATCAGTACGCATTAGCCGTGGCGGTACAATTATGCACGCGGCTCCGATGATGCATGCAGCGCCTGCTCCTGCGCCAATTGCCGCTCCTGTTGCTGCAACCGAAGCTGCTGCTCCAGTAGTAACTGGGCATATTGTTCGCTCTCCAATGGTAGGTACTTTCTATTCTGCCGGTTCTCCTGATGCACCTGCATTTGTTGAAGTTGGCCAGCACGTTAATTCTGGCGATACCTTATGTATCCTAGAAGCGATGAAAATGATGAACCAAATCGAAGCCGATAAATCAGGTGTAATCAAACAAATTTTAGCGGTAAACGAAGACGCTATTGAATTTGATCAACCGCTATTCATCATTGAATAA
- the aroQ gene encoding type II 3-dehydroquinate dehydratase produces the protein MTTKFNILVLNGPNLNMLGKREPTIYGSLSLTEIMTNLASIANEINVELSHKQSNAEHVLLDEIHASFEKVDFIIINPAAFTHTSVALRDALLSVNIPFIEVHLSNVHARESFRQHSYLSDIAVGVISGLGAKGYEYALAAATNWLEKNK, from the coding sequence ATGACTACAAAGTTTAACATTTTAGTTCTAAATGGTCCTAACTTAAATATGTTGGGAAAGCGTGAGCCTACTATTTATGGTTCATTATCGTTAACTGAAATTATGACAAACCTAGCAAGCATTGCCAATGAAATAAATGTAGAGCTAAGTCATAAACAGTCAAATGCTGAGCATGTATTACTTGACGAAATTCATGCAAGTTTTGAAAAGGTAGACTTTATTATAATAAATCCTGCTGCTTTTACGCATACCAGTGTTGCGCTCAGGGATGCATTGTTATCAGTTAACATACCCTTTATTGAAGTACATTTATCCAATGTGCATGCGCGAGAGTCATTTAGGCAGCATTCATATTTATCCGATATTGCCGTCGGCGTTATTAGCGGCTTAGGAGCCAAAGGTTATGAATATGCCTTGGCTGCTGCAACAAATTGGTTAGAAAAAAACAAATAA